The following nucleotide sequence is from Corylus avellana chromosome ca7, CavTom2PMs-1.0.
CTCGCTGACCCAAAACAGCTCCCAAAGCAAAGTCACTAGCATCACACATAAGTTCGAACGGAAGGTTCCAATTCagtgccatcattattggtgcagaggTGGGCAACTTTTTTAGTCTGTTAAACGCATCCATGCATTCATCAGTCCATAAAAACTTGACGTCTTTGGCCAACAGTACACAAaagggtctagagatcttgcaGAAATCTTTGATGAATCTTCTATAAAATCCGGCATGCCCTAAAAAACTTCTCACACCCCAGGCCGTCATAGATGGAAGAAGTTTAGAAATGATGTCAATTTTTGCtttatccacctcaatgcccttaCTGGAAATAACATGACCTAGCACGATGCCTTGTTATACCataaagtggcatttttcccaattaagCACTAGATTGCAgtcttcacatctcttgaggACCAGCTACAGATGGTTGAGACATTCATCGAAGTTAGAGCCAAAAACACttaagtcatccataaatacctagATAAATTTTTCCACCATGTAtgagaaaatgctcatcatgcatctttgaaaCGTGGCTAGTGCATTGCATAAttcaaatggcatccttctgtaggaaAATGTGCCAAAGGGACACGTGAAGGTGGTCTTTTCTCTAttctctggtgctattgcaatttgACTATAGCCACTGTACCGATCCAGGAAGCAATAATACTTATGGTCTTCTAACCTCTCTAGCACCTGATTAATAAAGGGCAAAGGAAAGTGGTCTTTTCATGTTACCTTGTTGAGCCTTTGGTAGTCAATACATACCCTCCACCCGGTGGTCATTCTTGTAGGTACTAGCTCATCCTCTTCGTTTTTCACCACTGTGATTCTACTCTTTTTCGGCACTACTTGAACTAGATTTACCCttttactgtctgagatgggataAATAATGCCAACGTCTAGCAACTTTAGAACTTCAGCCCTGACCAcatccttcatgtgtgggttaagtcttctttgtgagtccctggttggctttgcttcattCTCAAGGAgaatttgatgcatgcatttgaCTGGACTTGTTCCTTTAATGTCGGCAATAATCCACCCTAGCGCAATTTATGTTCTCTGAGAACCCTTAAAAGCTTTTCCTCTTCCCCCAAACTtaattctgaagcaataatcCAGGTAATGTATGATTGTCCCCCAAGTAGGCATATTTCAAATGTGTAGGTAGCTGCTTCAACTTTAAAGTTGGTGCCTAGACAATAGACGGAACACGAGTAGTTATATTTGGTATAAGATTCTCAAAAGAGGATCCATACTTACTTCCATGACATTTTTTGAAACCGATAGGCCTGTTTGATTTTGGCCCTAACCATGTGTAccaaaattacatttaaagttAACCCTATTAAAAGAAAACctaagaatataaaataaaattataaaaaatataattaaaaaaaaaaaaaaaaagtaagaaaaagaaaaagaagcttgCGACAAACAAATTCTGATCAAGATGTACATGATCTACTGagtctcctctctctctctctctctctctctctcttcaaacataccaaactctctctctctctcctctcgaACATACCAAACCCAATCCACACACAAAAGAGATAAAAACGAAAGCTCACAACTCCATTTCCTTATCCCCCCCCAAACCCATTGAAAAATGCCTCTTGCACCCTCTCTCTTGCAGTTCCCTCCCTTACAGTCCCTCAAGCTCTCCACTCCATTCCTCCATGGATCcacttctctctccctcctctcCAAACCCACTTCCTCTCTCACCCCACCAACCCTACAATCCCATACCTTCCTCCCTCCCATCAGAGCCATGAGATCACTTCAGGGTAAAGTCGTTTGTGCCACCAACGACAAGACCGTGGCTGTTGAAGTGGTTCGCCTAGCGCCTCACCCCAAGTACAAGAGGCGAGtcaggaagaagaagaagtaccAGGCTCACGACCCAGATAACCAGTTCAAGGTTGGTGATTTGGTGCAATTGGAGAAAAGCAGACCCATTAGCAAGACCAAGACTTTTCTAGCTGTGCCGCTACTGAGTAGGAATTCGAAGAAGAAAGCTGCTGAAGAAGATGTGCCAAAGGAGCTTGGGATTCCGTTGGAGTCTCAGCAGCAACTGCAGGCTTAGAGTGAGGTCTCTATTGTTcattttgtgatttcaaaacaCTTTTGTGCCTACCTTTA
It contains:
- the LOC132187307 gene encoding small ribosomal subunit protein uS17c, which produces MPLAPSLLQFPPLQSLKLSTPFLHGSTSLSLLSKPTSSLTPPTLQSHTFLPPIRAMRSLQGKVVCATNDKTVAVEVVRLAPHPKYKRRVRKKKKYQAHDPDNQFKVGDLVQLEKSRPISKTKTFLAVPLLSRNSKKKAAEEDVPKELGIPLESQQQLQA